The DNA region agttcgtcgagatcgcaaaatgtctgtgtgtatgtatgtgtgcatgtatgtgatcgcaaaatgtctgtgtgtatgtatgtgtgtcactcaattttctcagagatggttgaaccgatttgcacaagctcagtttcaaatgaacggtataacgctcccataagacgcttttgaatttttagttgatcggacttccggttccggagttacgggttgaagagtgaggtcacacagcaatttcccatataaactggtaacctatgatgtccgaatgatataatacatattcaaatacgttcaccattacttggatttgcgggtgtacaccgagcaaaatttacattgaatttccataaaaatgtcttatgactttcagacatacggattttaaatggattttgtaagtctcttatgatttggaggggaaatttcccaaatccatctcttattattttcataagacagtcttattaaatttaaatgtccgaatgaacgccataggtgcccatttatgaaaattgctgacatttataaGCAGAAAACTTAGTAGAAGTAAtaattttcgtagaacagtcttatgaaattcaccACAATATTCGAATTAAtgccataagttttttatttatggatatttttgtgCATGTTCGTAGTCACATTGAAAATGTATTCGGGTTTCTCGTCAACAATATGTTTCACTGTGTTGGAATGATCTGAAGTAGAATCTTGCTTGGAAAAGCTGCTAATACGCTGGTTTTCTAACAATCGGTTACCTTCCTGTCTGACTGGTTGCTTGCGCTTGCGACACTTTTTTGCAAAATGGGCCATTCTGCCGCATTTGTTACACGATTTGCCTCTAGCAGGACAGTTTTCATCTCTGGCCATATGCCCATTGTATCCACAACGATGGCATTCGAACCGAATAGTTCCAACGAACCGATTACGCCTGCCGAAAGTAGGTTTAACATCGATTTTGTGAACATCACTGACGTGTGGTTTTAAATGTTCATCCTTAACAAATGATTTCTCTTGCTGAGCGACCGTTTCAAAAATCTTTGCAACGCTTAATACTTCCTCCAGACTTGCCTCACCACGTTTCAGTAAATCACGGCGTAGCGTAGCTGATTGGCTGTTTTGGATGATTTGGTCTTTAATATTTTCCTCCACCCGGTCTGCAAATCCACACCGCTCTGCTTGAACACGCAATCTAATGGTAAAAGCATCAATACTTTCGTTGGAACTTGGTTTCATTTGACGCATTAAATGACGTTCATATGTGGGGTTTCCTTTTGGTACAAGGAACTCATTCAGCCTGGCTCTGGCTTCATCGTAACTAGTCATATTTGGCATATAATGATCGACGTTTATCAACGGCCCACGCATTTCAACTCCAGCCAATTCCGGTAGCGTATCAAAAAGTTGCTGAACACTTGGACCAGCATAATTCTGTAACAAATCCTTTTTCCAGTCCTTGTCATCGACCCGGCTTGCACGGATCATCGTTTCAAATGATCTCAACCATTTTCGCCATTCAATGCCAACATCATCGGTGTGAGCCCCGTAATCGAATGCCTGCAGCTGAAGTCCTAGTGACCGTATCATATCTATAAATAATCCAAACAATACACCAATCTCACTTTAATGATTTGTTTTTAATACAAAATCAAATatagttttcgaaaaaaaatccaataatattcaaatattccaaTTGTTCAATAATTTCTGGCAacaaaatgtaaataaactattgaCCTTTCTACTCCCGTTAAAAAAGAAACGGtgccgaattatttcgtgaggaaaataaaataaaaaaaatgcactgCAAAAACCGGTTGAGGTTTGGTATTTCGTGAAGCAAACAAACCAAACTCCTTTGGTTTGACTTTGCATTTGTGGTTGTAATGGATCTGTCAGAAATTTTAATGCCGGCAAATTTTCATCATACCCAACCTGACTATCTGTATGCAGGGCCGTcaagagccgcgtcgggccccaaggcttgtattactgccgggccctaTTAAACATAAGCCCTCTAGTTCAGTATGAGATAGTACCTCTTCAGCCatgggaaactcgtgagtccgtggtttcgattagtctccggttgactcatattgccacatccacagatagcgtgccagacaggtgaatttcgaaaacttcttattccgtggtatccaaatTGGGTAAAACTgccatagctacgagtttttcaattagcGGATACTCAGGAATCAGTGGCGTCTAACTCAAATGGTACGTTCCcaatgttgatcggagatttgtgccttgcaatGAATCGTCTTTCatgatttccctgatgggaaggattggggaagtggttagGCTAGGGGTACGGAATATACCCAAGAGACCACGAACCACTATTTAATGGCTTCGGATACGTTCTATATTCGCATACAAAACATATTCTTTACGGTTTCAAGctcaatagagatcattaaaGCGCACTTGGTGTCGGAAAAAGCAAAATAGtgtgccagaatagagctaGTTCAGAAGCACCTTAATGGTTGTCAGCAATGTTAACATCGAGATGTGTttaacttcatggagcaatggtgaactgggaaggtggctacattcgataatccctaaggtatcgacgaaaccttggttcagagggatggatgtgggtcgggatttcattcgcgtgatgtctcggctcatgtccaatcactacacgctagacgcacatctccggcgtattgggctcgtggatagcggtatctgcgcttgtgacaACGGTTaccacgaaatcgaacatgttgtctgggcatgcgccgagtactgttctgccagatctcaactattcgattcccttcgtgcccgaggaagatcacccaatgtcccggttcgagatgtactagcaagccgcgatattctctacatgtccttatatacacgtttctcaaaaccatcaatatccaaatttaaatgcccctatctttcctcttatcattcccagaagtgccctcttccgcctaccgtaccccaacgatggtttgatacgactccaagacgagacaaaacatctgtcgaatgaaccaacaacacgagatctacagtacaacatcacacacgcagcgcggtgtgttcccgatccgtatctgagccgtactacgaaatcgtctggaggaacccctgccggctcgatgaaaaccgcccggcgtcccaatacttgatacatccgttcgaatctgtaatcctggtcgttgatgCCGgtaactgaaagtttatatcccccccccccccgttcagccttgtccactctctctcccatgtctctgatacacagatgtatgacttcaccctttctccccttgaatatcttcccaaaacttatgtgcccccctatcttctagtgttagttgatcaatccgttcgaatctgtaatcctggccgttaattcctgatgccggaaactgaaagtttatatctcaccccccccccccccccttcagccttgtccaccctccctcccatgtctctgatacacagatgtatgacttcacccccttctccccttgaatatattcccaaaacttatgtgccccctatcttctagttttagttgatcaatatttaatctcgttaagaaatgcccaacagtaccactactttgaaatagccctaattaattccccttaatcttgaaccactctttctagttatttctagttaataagcttgtaaaatgttccgcttagttaataattaatttctcctacaatctcccttctaaaaatcataaagtgaattactatacaaagaacacacaaaatgacccgtcccccatatcttacgaatattatattataccctcttttatatgtagaagttagctgtaaagtttttttttagtttcattatataaaacaaaataatattgaaatgtgtaacctcctagttttaagaaattcaaaatgtaaaacaatgaaaaaatggcacctttaagctaacgcatacgtgccttatcaaataaacaaattgaaaaaaaaatagagaCGTGTTTTTTAAAAGTAACTCTTTTTTATTCTTCCTTCTTCATAGACAcagtaaatgaaaaaaattatctttcGATAACGTACCCACCCCCCTTCCTCGCTTCTTTCGTTTGACATGCCGACTGTTCAAATTGACGATTTAGTGCCTATAGAAATGGGATTCGATCCGCAGTCGAAAACATCGTCATTGAGACGCGTATACGCGTTTGATCACTGAGCTGTAAAAAGATTTGCATGTATGCTTGGTTTAATGCTAACTCTACCTAGAtgtttggttgaaattacgcaatcgtggattatatttgcaattgcattttttcgaaaaatcatgcagaatttgcattttgattttaagtttattgcatcatcatttattacatgaaggcatacgagtttaggtgacgcatacgtatatttgttattgttcgGTGTCTCAAAGCAGTATAAGAAGATTCTATATTTGCACTTTGAGTTTTCTATAAAAGCTTCATAGcatttatcttcaaaagctttttagcacgatgtctatgttctgtatgtcgatatagtgctagatttaatgctttacattttaggtgcattgaagctggaacataatcagtacgCTATGTCTAGCATGGGGAAATTGTAGGGTGTAAGCATTGAACATCTTTAGCTCCCTTTGTACTTGACCGTCTCTAAAAataaacaggaatacagtttgCCCACAATAGGCCACTTTCTGCTTGTAGTCGTCACTCATATTTTTCGACATATTGGGTTGGAACACGATATTTGgcttctactgtgcagacaaagcgacacacggattgatttatttgctggtTGCAATGGGGCAGTTTCtagcttttgttgtaagcaaaatgaGAAGGTAGAAGAATCAGTTCGAAATTCTCATTTAAAAGAATTAAATCAAaaggattttcaatttacataaGCTTATCTCATATTGAATCCAATAAAATTATTTCTAATAATAGATTTTATGCAGGTTTAATTAATAAACAATGTGATATGTCTAACGCAGTAGCCGGTTTTGATATGCTGTGAGAATATGTAGGACCCGACAACAATATAGACACAAAACGCAATAATAAAACTCAAATCAAACAACTGCAAGTACAACGGGTTACCGAGTACTGCTGCTATTGGATGAACTGAACAGATTTGATTTCTCTATTTCACACTTTATAATTAGGTTCTTATAGATATCACACGCATCTTTGGCGAGGCCCAAAATCACCGCTCTATCTCAACATTGAGcacttttagaagaaaaattccttgagcttgctataaaaatacaacaaTTATCCTTTTTATAACCGGTGATTAAGGTTAAGGTaggtctaccttctcatctcacccatagtagaaactaaaaatcgttccgctatagatacacggcaaaaacgactgcagacgaattatgttgctattgatttttggaaatgtcctgtaagaccAGCTACTCGGGAAGTAACACAATTACTAAATATGCAGATTGTGTTCAATCGGGGAGAAGTTAAAGCCCTGCATTTGCACCATATCAAACATCGTTTGTTTCGCGGAACAGTATACCAACGGAAGCTGCCACGTTAACATCATCCCCGTATATATAGGCAAGGGCTCTAGAGAGATGTGCTTAAACGAATTATCTACACACGCGTGACGTCGTGATTAACAtatttatgtcaagatacggagaagcGGCTTCCATAAGAGCTGCAACTTCGCATTTTCCCGGGTGTCCCTAAcgttgttcttgtggtgagaatgcttccgtacaaaccaactttttcatacgtaattattttatgcggatcaaccgaaaatgggacgtttcatcagacaatactggttatgcaaccatggtagattcttatgcgcgaattctacaaaaagacactgcaccacggaaaactttgtgcaaaagcaGATAAGAAAAGCCCAcctactataaccgtaaacagcacaccgttatcttatgctaaaccacaaatgGCTACAAAACAAATACCTATGGGTCTgataggaacaaatattcactcaacaacaatcacgcccagtgactccaagccaacaaccggcatCACTAGTAAtgaagcgaacgtagaagaggacggatgcgtttgtccgttggctcgcatttctgtttgacgctctagtgctttcttcgaaaatactttgaaatggcttctcaatattttgtagtgtattccgtcgattcaagcaataaaactcgtgttttaaacttgtacacaaagtagacaactcccgTAAGAACGTgtggtttaacaaatgtcaactatcaaataaagttttaatttttttacgctTTCATCATCTAACAATTTAAAAAGGCGTacgattacaaagaaatgactATTGCTATTTTTTGCTCATCTTTTttgcaattgccctggctgcctccccctctcatcgggcctatCTGTATGTGTATGGATTCACTCATTCAACTTTTCGGTCTCGCCTTCTTACACCAACACAACGACATTTCATGAAAAGCACGAATTGTATAACTGTACTTTTCGTTGTCTTTTTTTCCTCTGCATACCGTGCCAAATCGAACCACCCGTTTTACGAATTTATCCAACatgctgtttttttttattttgattatagaggttttaaccttagggtcattcgcctctttgtcgggttagagaaatctctttaggaaAATCTCTATTCTTTGCATTCAAGCaactttttcgtttcaaatCAAATCCCTGCTCTTTCGTAGAATGGTGTCAGACTTTTTCTCAACCGCATTTAAGCGACAAGCCCATTTCAATCCACTTTTACACTTCTACTTTTTTCGCAGAATGGTATCAGACCGTCTATCTCCGCATTTAAGCGACTGATCCACCTCACTAGAACCTTTTCTCAGTTAAAATAAACACGATGTCAACGATTGTTAGTCTGAACACGAATGAATGTTTATTGTCTCTCTTTCAGTATGTATCTATTGTGCACACAAGCGCTCTCACAGAACAGGTCCGTACCAAGATAAATATAATAATAGGTGTCATGAAGGCAGGGTTGAATACGTTTAGTTACGTTTATAAAACTGATTTCTTTAGGTCACTACATGAacagtaaaatttttcttttattatGCAACTATCTGTgacccggtgcgcttcgctacacccatcaggactaaaagaaatattttaaaaatactaaaaatagcaaatattatttctagcggatagacaatgttcttagtttgaccgTCTGGAGCACAATTAAACTAATTGCTTTGTTTTCCtacacacaatcgtttgaaacccccttgatatcattcgaattcgaggtagcagtacatctgctcctttatattttctagttacaacggtcgcttaaatgaaatttttcaaccaaagcacagttgtggtgggtcgatgttgcgcagtaactaatataataggcacacaaagtttcaattgcaacacatacggagcacagtgttgcaaaacgacgttttcacgatcaaaattctataactcctgaaccattggttttggagaatgaactttttcgaagaaatttctggatataaatagatgcatcttttgatataatgaattgagtgaaacg from Topomyia yanbarensis strain Yona2022 unplaced genomic scaffold, ASM3024719v1 HiC_scaffold_14, whole genome shotgun sequence includes:
- the LOC131694764 gene encoding uncharacterized protein LOC131694764, whose product is MIRSLGLQLQAFDYGAHTDDVGIEWRKWLRSFETMIRASRVDDKDWKKDLLQNYAGPSVQQLFDTLPELAGVEMRGPLINVDHYMPNMTSYDEARARLNEFLVPKGNPTYERHLMRQMKPSSNESIDAFTIRLRVQAERCGFADRVEENIKDQIIQNSQSATLRRDLLKRGEASLEEVLSVAKIFETVAQQEKSFVKDEHLKPHVSDVHKIDVKPTFGRRNRFVGTIRFECHRCGYNGHMARDENCPARGKSCNKCGRMAHFAKKCRKRKQPVRQEGNRLLENQRISSFSKQDSTSDHSNTVKHIVDEKPEYIFNVTTNMHKNIHK